The following coding sequences are from one bacterium window:
- the wrbA gene encoding NAD(P)H:quinone oxidoreductase translates to MKILIVYYSMYGNTFELAKHIAEGAKSVESAVVVIKQVPDLLPEEATKNNPKILEAKEKQSHIPFVELNELADYDAIIWGTPTRYGNVCAQVRNFIDQTGSLWSQGKLENKVSGVFTSTASLHGGQETTIVSAMLPLFHLGMIVIGVPYSVSELVTTTSGGTPYGPSHVAGIKSDRPISQDESAIAKAFGKRIAEVTKKISSV, encoded by the coding sequence ATGAAAATCCTGATTGTTTATTACAGCATGTACGGAAATACTTTTGAATTGGCAAAACATATAGCAGAAGGTGCTAAATCAGTTGAAAGTGCAGTAGTTGTAATAAAACAAGTGCCTGATTTATTACCGGAAGAAGCAACAAAAAATAACCCCAAAATTCTGGAAGCAAAAGAAAAACAAAGCCACATTCCTTTTGTAGAACTGAATGAACTTGCAGATTATGATGCAATAATATGGGGAACTCCGACCAGATACGGTAATGTTTGCGCTCAAGTAAGAAATTTTATAGATCAAACAGGTTCATTATGGTCGCAGGGTAAACTTGAAAACAAAGTTTCAGGAGTATTTACTTCAACAGCGAGCCTTCATGGAGGGCAGGAAACAACTATTGTATCTGCAATGCTGCCTTTATTCCATCTTGGGATGATAGTTATCGGTGTGCCTTATTCGGTATCCGAACTTGTAACAACAACCTCAGGAGGAACACCCTACGGTCCGAGCCATGTGGCTGGTATTAAATCTGACAGGCCTATTTCTCAAGATGAATCCGCTATTGCAAAAGCTTTCGGCAAAAGAATAGCTGAAGTTACAAAGAAAATATCCAGTGTTTAA